Proteins encoded together in one Juglans regia cultivar Chandler chromosome 9, Walnut 2.0, whole genome shotgun sequence window:
- the LOC118349483 gene encoding germin-like protein subfamily T member 2: MKIPSRSHVHMLSYLVVLLLLPLLASSADPDPLQDFCVADKSANSISVNGFPCKPASKVSSDDFFFDGLTKVGDTSNIFGSIVTGGNVDNFPALNTLGISMNRVDFAPGGLNPPHSHPRATESGVVIDGQVLVGFVTTGNVYHSKVLNAGQMFVIPRGLVHFQKNVGVGKAFIITAFNSQLPGAVVLPFTLFASTPSIPDDVLTRAFQVEEKVVEFIKSKFSS, translated from the coding sequence ATGAAGATTCCATCACGTTCACACGTCCACATGCTGTCATACCTCGTCGTGTTGTTGCTTCTCCCCTTGCTTGCCTCCTCAGCCGACCCCGATCCATTACAGGATTTCTGTGTGGCGGATAAAAGTGCCAACTCTATATCAGTTAATGGCTTCCCTTGCAAACCAGCCTCAAAAGTAAGTTCAGATGATTTCTTCTTTGATGGGTTGACCAAAGTGGGTGACACATCAAACATCTTTGGCTCAATCGTCACTGGAGGTAATGTCGATAATTTTCCTGCACTCAACACGCTTGGGATTTCAATGAACAGAGTGGACTTTGCTCCGGGAGGACTTAATCCACCCCACTCTCACCCTCGTGCAACCGAGAGCGGCGTGGTCATCGATGGGCAGGTACTTGTGGGGTTTGTGACAACCGGCAATGTGTATCACTCAAAAGTCTTGAATGCTGGGCAGATGTTTGTCATTCCTAGAGGACTTGTACACTTCCAAAAGAATGTTGGAGTAGGGAAAGCCTTTATTATCACGGCTTTCAACAGTCAGTTACCAGGGGCTGTGGTCCTTCCCTTTACTCTCTTTGCTTCAACACCCTCGATTCCAGATGATGTTCTAACGAGGGCCTTCCAAGTAGAAGAAAAGGTTGTCGAATTTATAAAGTCGAAGTTCAGTTCTTGA